The Campylobacter sp. MIT 99-7217 genome contains a region encoding:
- the rpmB gene encoding 50S ribosomal protein L28, producing MSRTCQITGKRPMVGNNVSHANNKTKRRFLPNLRTIRVSLEDGTTRKIKVAASTLRTLRKNSK from the coding sequence ATGTCAAGAACTTGTCAAATCACAGGAAAAAGACCAATGGTGGGCAACAATGTTTCTCATGCTAATAATAAAACAAAAAGACGCTTTTTGCCAAATTTAAGAACTATCCGTGTTTCTTTAGAAGATGGCACTACAAGAAAGATCAAGGTTGCAGCTTCTACTTTAAGAACTCTTAGAAAAAATTCTAAATAA
- a CDS encoding YdcH family protein, with product MWHEYRELMTELKGKDGRFDSLFEKHNELDDKIKDAEEGRIFLDSMEISQLKKEKLRIKEELGVYLANYKK from the coding sequence ATGTGGCATGAGTATAGAGAGTTGATGACCGAACTTAAGGGTAAAGATGGAAGATTTGATAGTTTGTTTGAAAAACACAATGAACTTGATGATAAGATCAAAGACGCTGAAGAGGGAAGAATTTTTTTAGATAGCATGGAAATTTCACAGCTGAAGAAAGAAAAATTGCGTATCAAAGAAGAATTAGGCGTGTATTTGGCAAATTATAAAAAATAG